GTTTTTGTGATTACTGCAGACCATTGTGCGGCGAGTGCGGGTAAAACTTCTATTCCGTTAAACCGCTACCATATTCCGATGTTGATTTATTCACCTAAGCATATTCAACCCGGCAAAATGGAAAGATTAATGGGGCAGGTAGATATTGCACCAACCTTGCTAGGCTTACTCAATTTTAATTATACGAGCCATTTCTTTGGCTACGATATGTACCAATTAGAGCCAGGACGCGAGCGTTTGTTATTGGGTACGTACCAAGACGTTGCTTTGATTCGAAATGGGCAAATGGCCATCTTGTCTCCTAAACAAGTCGAAAAACAAGTAAAGCCAAATTTTGAGGATGGGAGCGCTATACCTGAAACAGTGGATCCAAAACTAGCTCAAGAAGCGGTTAGTTGGTACCAAGGCGCAAGCGAGGTATTTAGACGAAAGTTATCAAGGCATACTCCGTGATAAACTAACAAAGGGTAGCGAAAGCTGCCCTTTGTCTTTATATAAATTAACGCGAACAACATGCAAAAATCCCCATACCACTTTTACATCAAGCAAATCATTGTATTGATTGTCTCTGCGCTAGTGCTGATTAGTCTTTTTGACTTAACACCATTAGATACAATGATTAGTGATTGGTTTTTTGATCCCATCACCAAGCATTTTCCCCTACGAGATCAATGGTTTTTAGAGACTGTTATGCACAAGTGGGTGAAATACGCATTACTCATGTGGGGGGCATGGCTAGTTATTCGATTAATACGTCCTGGTGTTGCAAAGCATTTGGCGAATGAAAAAAGAAGGACAGTGGGGTTTTTACTTGCTAGTTTGCTTTTGGTGCCAACGGTTGTTGGAGTGATGAAGCATTATAGTGAAAGACCTTGCCCTTGGGACTCAACACGCTACGGTGGTGCAATTCCGCATATCACCTTGTTTGAATCACTACCAGCGGGGACAAAATTAGGGCGATGCTTCCCTGGCGGACATGCTTCTGGTGGGTTTGGTTTAATGGCTCTCGTGTTATTAGCGAGAAAGAAATCAAAAATTGCTGCCGTTAGTACATTTGTCGCGACATTTGGTCTAGGCATGCTAATGGGGGCGGGGCAAGTATTAAGAGGCGCCCATTTTGTGTCCCATAACTTTTGGTCTGCTTGGGTCGCTTGGGTGGTGATACTGATATTGTATTGGTTATTTATCGGGCGATATGAGATTAAGCAATCGCGAAGCAATATTTCAGCGATTTAGGCAAATGAGGTTAGCCAAACAAAAATGCCAAAGATCACAATGACAATTTCAATTTGATTAAATTTGTCATTCTTTGGCATTTCAGGAAAGTTGGTATGGTTTACTTGATTGGCTGCTGCTTGCGCTACTAGTAGCGGCAAGATTGAGCAGAAGGTAAGGAAGCGAAGCGGGCCAGCTAGAACCATGGTCGCATTTAGCAAGATCAAAATGACGCACCAGAACATGCTTGCAAGCGGCACAGACTGCTCATTGGCTTCTTGCGCCAATTGAATTCTTCTAAACAAAGGGTAGGAAAATAGTATTCCAAAAATACTTCTTAAAATAGGAATGACACTGCTTTTTTCCTGCTGCTTAATCATTTCCCATTGTTTATAAAACCAATAAACCTCATAAAACCCTAATGTACATATATACATCACTAGCAATTTAAACGTAGAAATTGCATAGAATCGGCTGCAAGTAGGGGTAGATGAGGTTGTGTTCATTCGCTACAAACTTCTGTCAGAAAAACGATTACCGATGGTAGCAGACAAAGTCAAAGTGAATGCCATCATCACTGACATGAGACTCTCTCTGTACTTCATTAAAGCCAGATTGGCTAAAGTCAGGGAAAAATGCATCTCCCTCTGGAGATAACTGTACTTCGGTAATCAGTAGTTCGTCAGCAATCGGCAACGCTTGCTGATAAAGTTCAGCACCACCAATTACAAATACCTGATCTAAGCCTCGGCATGCAGAAAGAGCCTTTTCTAATCCGTGACAAACGGTGACGCCTTCATGTTGCCATGCCATATTACGCGTAATCACTAGATTGGTTCGTCCTGGCAGTGGCTTACCTAGCGAATCGAATGTTTTTCTACCCATAATAACTGTATGGCCGGACGTCATTTTTTTGAAGTACTTTAAGTCTTCAGACAATTTCCATGGCAAGCGGTTTTGAATGCCAATGACACGGTTACTAGCCATGGCGGCAATTAAGGTCAGTCGTGGTTTTTTAGCTGTATTCATAGCCAAATAGCTTACCGGAAACTGGGTGGGAACACTATATACTACGATGCGTTTTACTATGTTGTTCTCGCATTTTTGAGGATACATCACGTTTTTCGTGCGTCGTTACCGCTGAATCTACTTCAACAGCAACAACGCACTGCCAATTTCAGGACTTGTTAGAGTTGATATCCAGCAAGAATTTCAATTTGACGTTTCGCGAGGTCATCTAGTTGATTCGCATTTTCAGTAGTCATGTCTGCCGAATTACTGGTCTTTTCTGTGATCTCTTTGATTTTAGCCAGCTGAATTGCAATCTCTGTGCTGGCATTGCTTTGCTCCGAAATGGCTTCCGAAATATCTTCCACCATTGCACTTGTTTTATCTGCAGCCTGACCAATTTGGATGATGACCGATTCTGTCTGATCTGCTCGTTCGACACTGACATTCACCGAGTGCACGGTTTTATCCATTTGTTGAACTGCAGAACTGGAATGTGCATGCATCGTGCTAATCGTTAGAGCGATTTCTTGTGTAGACGTGGCGGTCCTTTCGGCTAGTTTACGGACTTCGTCAGCGACCACTGCAAATCCTCTGCCTTGTTCACCAGCCCTGGCGGCTTCAATGGCCGCATTGAGCGCTAGTAGGTTGGTTTGCTCTGCTACTTCTCTGATGACCGCAACAACAGTGCCAATTTGATTACTTTGTAGCTCTAATGCTTTGAGCGACGAAGAGGTTTCATTGATGGTGGTGGAAATGTGACGTATGTCTTGAATGGTGTGATTAATCGTATTCACACCTTCATCAGCCATTTCTTTTGATTGCTTGGCAAGTAAAAGGGATTCGTGGCTTCGGTTAGTAATATGGCCAGAACTGTTGG
The genomic region above belongs to Leeia speluncae and contains:
- a CDS encoding dihydrofolate reductase produces the protein MNTAKKPRLTLIAAMASNRVIGIQNRLPWKLSEDLKYFKKMTSGHTVIMGRKTFDSLGKPLPGRTNLVITRNMAWQHEGVTVCHGLEKALSACRGLDQVFVIGGAELYQQALPIADELLITEVQLSPEGDAFFPDFSQSGFNEVQRESHVSDDGIHFDFVCYHR
- a CDS encoding phosphatase PAP2 family protein, which gives rise to MQKSPYHFYIKQIIVLIVSALVLISLFDLTPLDTMISDWFFDPITKHFPLRDQWFLETVMHKWVKYALLMWGAWLVIRLIRPGVAKHLANEKRRTVGFLLASLLLVPTVVGVMKHYSERPCPWDSTRYGGAIPHITLFESLPAGTKLGRCFPGGHASGGFGLMALVLLARKKSKIAAVSTFVATFGLGMLMGAGQVLRGAHFVSHNFWSAWVAWVVILILYWLFIGRYEIKQSRSNISAI